The Candidatus Mycolicibacterium alkanivorans genome contains a region encoding:
- a CDS encoding IS110 family transposase, translating to MDVMHPRCAGIDCSKKDAKVCIRVQGHGRRATAATVTTWGATTSQILALREHLVAAKVSCVVIESTSDYWKPFYYLLDDELDVVLVNAASVRGLPGRKTDVSDAAWLADLGAHGLVKASFVPPAPIRALRDLTRARTVITRERTREVQRLEKLLEDAGIKLSSVATDITGVSGRAMLEALIAGQRDPAALADLARRRLRSKIPALTEALTGRFNDHHAFMARLFLDRIDAHTADIGRLDERIEAAMEPFLPARDLLMSIPGFSRIVAEVFIAETGGDMSVFPTAGHLASWAGVSPGSNESAGRVKSTKTRPGNRYLKGVLGIAALSAARSKNTYLSAKYKRIATRRGPMRAIVAIEHAMITAAHNMLTNGDFYRDPGANYYTAHQPARTKSRAINQLESLGYRVTLEPLTQSA from the coding sequence ATGGATGTGATGCACCCGCGGTGCGCGGGGATCGACTGCTCGAAGAAGGACGCCAAGGTCTGCATCCGGGTGCAAGGCCACGGCCGGCGGGCCACCGCAGCGACGGTGACGACCTGGGGCGCGACGACCAGCCAGATCCTGGCGCTACGTGAGCACCTGGTGGCAGCCAAGGTCAGCTGCGTAGTGATCGAGTCCACCAGCGACTATTGGAAACCGTTCTACTACCTGCTCGACGACGAACTCGACGTGGTGCTGGTCAACGCCGCCTCGGTGCGAGGCCTACCCGGCCGCAAAACCGACGTCTCCGATGCCGCGTGGCTGGCCGATCTGGGCGCCCACGGGCTGGTGAAGGCGTCGTTCGTGCCTCCGGCGCCGATCCGGGCGTTGCGCGATCTGACCCGCGCCCGCACCGTGATCACCCGCGAACGCACCCGCGAGGTGCAGCGACTGGAGAAACTGCTCGAAGACGCCGGCATCAAACTGTCCTCGGTGGCCACCGACATCACCGGCGTCTCGGGCCGGGCGATGCTCGAAGCGCTGATCGCGGGCCAGCGTGACCCCGCTGCCCTGGCCGATCTGGCCCGGCGCCGGCTGCGCTCGAAGATCCCGGCCTTGACCGAAGCGCTGACCGGACGCTTCAACGACCACCACGCGTTCATGGCGCGACTGTTTCTGGACCGCATCGACGCCCACACCGCCGACATCGGTCGACTCGATGAGCGCATCGAGGCGGCGATGGAACCTTTTCTCCCGGCCCGGGACCTGCTGATGAGCATCCCGGGATTCTCCCGGATCGTCGCTGAAGTGTTCATCGCCGAAACCGGCGGCGACATGAGCGTGTTCCCCACCGCCGGGCATCTGGCATCCTGGGCGGGAGTCTCGCCCGGTTCCAACGAGTCCGCCGGACGGGTCAAATCCACCAAAACCCGGCCCGGCAACCGCTACCTCAAGGGCGTCCTCGGAATCGCCGCGCTGTCCGCAGCCCGCTCCAAGAACACCTACTTGTCCGCCAAATACAAGCGCATCGCCACCCGACGCGGCCCGATGCGCGCCATCGTCGCCATCGAACACGCCATGATCACCGCCGCCCACAACATGCTCACCAACGGCGACTTCTACCGCGACCCCGGCGCGAACTACTACACCGCCCACCAGCCCGCCCGAACCAAATCCCGGGCAATCAACCAACTCGAATCCCTCGGCTACCGAGTCACACTGGAACCACTCACCCAGTCTGCATAA
- a CDS encoding IS110 family transposase has translation MEVIHPRCAGIDISKRDAKVCVRVQGSGSTPTSATVTTWGAMSGQILALREHLLDQRVNCVVMEATGDYWKPYFYLLEDTLTVMLVNAHDARNMPGRKTDVSDAAWLADLGAHGLLRGSLVPPQPIRELRDLTRARTTLTRDRARQVQRIEKVLEDAGIKLSSVATDIMGVSGRAMLEALIAGQSGPAAMADLAQRRMRSKIPTLTEALTGRFTPHHGYLIRMHLNLIDQYGQALADLDDRIGVAVTPLAAARELLTSIPGVSRIVAEVLLAETGADMSVFATAGHLASWAGTAPGSNESAGKVKSTKTRHGNRYLKGALGTAALAASRSKGTYLSAKYRRIAARRGPMKALVALEHSILVAVWNMLTNGEFYRDPGADYFTRRIPAKTKAHAISQLESLGYRVSLQPLTNTA, from the coding sequence ATGGAAGTGATACATCCGCGGTGCGCGGGAATAGATATCTCAAAGAGGGACGCCAAAGTCTGCGTCCGGGTCCAAGGCTCTGGGAGCACACCGACATCGGCCACGGTGACGACGTGGGGTGCGATGTCGGGTCAGATCCTGGCGTTGCGTGAGCACCTGCTCGACCAAAGGGTCAACTGTGTGGTGATGGAAGCGACGGGCGATTATTGGAAGCCGTACTTCTACCTCCTCGAAGACACCCTGACGGTGATGCTGGTCAACGCCCACGACGCCCGCAACATGCCGGGCCGCAAGACCGATGTCTCCGATGCTGCCTGGCTGGCCGATTTGGGTGCGCACGGGTTGCTACGCGGATCGCTGGTGCCGCCCCAACCAATCCGGGAACTACGCGATCTCACCCGCGCCCGCACCACCCTGACCCGCGACCGCGCACGGCAGGTGCAGCGCATCGAGAAAGTCCTCGAGGACGCCGGCATCAAACTGTCCTCGGTCGCCACCGACATCATGGGAGTCTCGGGCAGGGCGATGCTGGAGGCCCTCATCGCGGGCCAGTCGGGGCCGGCGGCGATGGCAGATCTGGCCCAACGCCGGATGCGCTCGAAGATCCCGACCCTCACCGAGGCGCTGACCGGCCGGTTCACCCCCCACCACGGATACTTGATCAGGATGCACCTGAATCTGATCGACCAGTACGGGCAGGCGTTAGCCGACCTCGATGACAGGATCGGCGTGGCGGTGACACCTTTAGCGGCGGCCCGGGAACTGCTGACGAGCATCCCGGGCGTCTCAAGGATCGTCGCTGAGGTGCTGCTCGCCGAGACCGGCGCCGACATGAGCGTATTTGCCACCGCCGGGCATCTGGCGTCGTGGGCGGGCACCGCACCCGGATCCAACGAGTCCGCGGGCAAGGTGAAGTCGACCAAAACCCGGCACGGAAACCGGTATTTGAAAGGGGCCCTCGGGACTGCCGCGCTAGCCGCGTCCCGCTCGAAGGGAACCTACCTCTCAGCCAAATACCGGCGTATCGCCGCCCGTCGAGGTCCGATGAAAGCACTTGTTGCACTCGAACATTCCATCCTCGTGGCGGTGTGGAACATGCTCACCAACGGCGAGTTCTACCGTGATCCCGGCGCCGACTACTTCACCCGCCGTATCCCAGCCAAAACCAAGGCACACGCGATCAGTCAGCTCGAATCCCTCGGCTACCGAGTCAGCCTCCAACCCCTCACCAACACCGCATAA
- a CDS encoding DUF402 domain-containing protein encodes MAARTNTDNKGIARAVDEYVIRPWGLYMARPTPGRAQFHYLESWLLPSLGIRANVFHFNPGYEREQDYYLDVGHIAPADAVWQTEDHYLDLVVYTGDRTELLDADELLEAHRHGLVSTGTAEAAVRRALAAVEGLARHGHDLTSWLAAQGMDLFWR; translated from the coding sequence ATCGCCGCGCGAACCAACACCGACAACAAGGGCATCGCGCGCGCCGTCGACGAATATGTCATCCGTCCGTGGGGCCTCTACATGGCCCGGCCCACCCCCGGTCGCGCTCAGTTCCACTACCTGGAGTCCTGGTTGCTGCCCTCGCTGGGCATCCGGGCCAACGTCTTTCACTTCAACCCGGGCTACGAGCGAGAGCAGGACTACTACCTCGACGTCGGCCACATCGCGCCCGCGGACGCCGTCTGGCAGACCGAAGACCACTACCTCGACCTGGTCGTCTACACCGGGGACCGCACCGAATTGCTCGACGCCGACGAGCTGCTCGAGGCGCACCGACACGGCCTGGTGAGCACCGGGACGGCCGAGGCGGCGGTCCGGCGGGCCCTGGCTGCGGTCGAGGGGCTGGCCCGGCACGGCCACGACCTCACCTCTTGGCTGGCGGCCCAGGGCATGGACCTGTTCTGGCGCTAG
- the polA gene encoding DNA polymerase I, whose translation MLLDGNSVAYRAFYALPAENFKTKNGLTTNAVYGFTAMLINLLRDEQPSHIAAAFDVSRQTFRVDKFPEYKAGRSATPDEFRGQIDITKEVLNALGITVLAEPGFEADDIIATLASQGEREGYRVLVVTGDRDALQLVSPDVTVLYPRKGVSDLTRFTPEAVVEKYGLTPAQYPDFAALRGDPSDNLPGIPGVGEKTAAKWIVEYGSLQGLVDNVESVRGKVGDALRENLSSVVLNRDLTELVKDVPLAQTPDTLRLLPWDRDQIHRLFDDLEFRVLRDRLFDTLAAVEPEVDEGFDVRGGPLEPGTLAAWLAEHAGDGRRSGLAVVGTHAVYDGDATALAIAAADGDGAYLDTATLTPEDEAALAAWLADPAKPKALHEAKIGIHDLAGRGWTLAGVTSDTALAAYLVRPGQRSFALDDLSLRYLRRELRADNPEQQQLSLLDDSEGVDDQAVQTLILRARAVADLADALDEELTRIDSSSLLGEMELPVQSVLAGMETAGIAVDLDKLDTLHREFGDQIREAADAAYAVIGKQINLGSPKQLQVVLFDELGMPKTKRTKTGYTTDADALQSLFDKTGHPFLEHLLTHRDATRLKVTVDGLLKSVAADGRIHTTFNQTIAATGRLSSTEPNLQNIPVRTDAGRQIRDAFIVGGGYAELLTADYSQIEMRIMAHLSKDEGLIEAFRTGEDLHSFVASRAFGVPIDEVTPELRRRVKAMSYGLAYGLSAYGLAAQLKISTEEAKVQMDQYFARFGGVRDYLMDVVDQARKDGYTSTVLGRRRYLPELDSSNRQVREAAERAALNAPIQGSAADIIKVAMINVWHAIKDAGLKSRMLLQVHDELLLEVADGERDAVEELVRDKMGGAYPLDVPLEVSVGYGRSWDAAAH comes from the coding sequence ATGCTGTTGGACGGCAACTCGGTGGCCTACCGGGCGTTCTACGCGCTGCCCGCCGAGAACTTCAAGACCAAGAACGGTCTGACCACCAATGCGGTGTACGGCTTCACCGCCATGCTGATCAACCTGCTGCGCGATGAGCAGCCCAGCCACATCGCCGCCGCGTTCGACGTCTCGCGGCAGACGTTCCGGGTGGACAAGTTTCCGGAGTACAAGGCCGGCCGGTCGGCCACTCCCGACGAGTTCCGCGGCCAGATCGACATCACCAAAGAGGTGCTCAACGCGCTGGGCATCACCGTCCTGGCCGAGCCGGGCTTCGAAGCCGACGACATCATCGCCACGCTGGCCTCCCAGGGTGAGCGGGAGGGCTACCGGGTCCTGGTGGTCACCGGTGACCGCGATGCACTGCAGCTCGTCAGCCCCGACGTGACGGTGCTTTATCCCCGCAAGGGTGTCAGCGACCTGACCCGCTTCACCCCGGAGGCGGTGGTGGAGAAGTACGGGCTGACACCCGCGCAGTATCCGGACTTCGCGGCTCTGCGGGGCGATCCGAGTGACAACCTGCCCGGCATTCCAGGCGTGGGGGAGAAGACCGCGGCCAAGTGGATCGTCGAGTACGGGTCCCTGCAGGGGCTCGTCGACAACGTCGAGTCCGTGCGCGGCAAGGTCGGGGACGCCTTGCGGGAGAACCTGTCCAGCGTGGTACTCAACCGCGACCTCACCGAACTTGTCAAGGACGTGCCCTTGGCGCAGACGCCCGACACTCTGCGACTGCTGCCGTGGGACCGCGACCAGATCCACCGGCTGTTCGACGACCTCGAGTTCAGGGTGCTGCGCGACCGGCTGTTCGACACGTTGGCCGCCGTGGAACCCGAAGTCGACGAGGGCTTCGACGTCCGCGGCGGGCCGCTGGAGCCCGGGACATTGGCGGCGTGGCTGGCCGAGCATGCCGGCGACGGACGTCGCTCCGGTCTCGCGGTGGTCGGCACCCACGCCGTGTACGACGGTGACGCCACCGCGCTGGCCATCGCCGCCGCCGACGGCGACGGTGCCTACCTCGACACCGCCACTCTCACACCCGAGGACGAAGCCGCACTCGCTGCCTGGCTGGCCGACCCGGCCAAGCCAAAGGCGTTGCACGAGGCCAAGATCGGCATACACGACCTGGCCGGGCGGGGCTGGACGCTGGCCGGCGTCACCTCCGACACCGCCCTGGCGGCCTATCTGGTGCGGCCTGGCCAGCGCAGCTTCGCGCTCGACGACCTCTCGCTGCGCTACCTGCGCCGCGAGCTGCGCGCCGATAACCCTGAGCAGCAACAGCTTTCGCTGCTCGACGACAGCGAGGGCGTCGACGACCAAGCGGTGCAGACCCTGATCCTGCGGGCCCGTGCGGTTGCCGACCTGGCTGACGCGCTCGACGAGGAGCTGACCCGCATCGACTCGTCGTCGCTGCTGGGCGAGATGGAACTGCCGGTGCAGTCGGTGCTGGCCGGGATGGAAACGGCGGGCATCGCGGTCGATCTGGACAAGCTGGACACCCTGCACCGAGAGTTCGGCGACCAGATCCGTGAGGCAGCCGACGCGGCGTACGCGGTCATCGGCAAGCAGATCAACCTCGGCTCGCCGAAGCAGCTGCAGGTCGTGCTGTTCGACGAGCTCGGCATGCCGAAGACCAAGCGCACCAAGACCGGTTACACCACCGATGCCGACGCGCTGCAGTCGCTGTTCGACAAGACCGGGCATCCGTTCCTCGAGCACCTGCTGACCCACCGCGACGCGACCCGGCTCAAGGTCACCGTCGACGGGCTGCTGAAGTCGGTGGCCGCAGACGGCCGCATCCACACCACGTTCAACCAGACCATCGCCGCGACCGGCCGGCTGTCGTCGACCGAACCCAACCTGCAGAACATCCCGGTCCGCACCGACGCGGGCCGCCAGATCCGCGACGCGTTCATCGTCGGCGGCGGCTACGCCGAGCTGTTGACCGCCGACTACAGCCAGATCGAGATGCGGATCATGGCGCACCTGTCCAAGGACGAGGGCCTCATCGAGGCTTTCCGAACCGGGGAGGACCTGCACTCGTTCGTCGCCTCACGGGCCTTCGGCGTGCCGATCGACGAGGTGACGCCCGAGCTGCGACGCCGGGTCAAGGCGATGTCCTACGGATTGGCCTACGGGCTGAGCGCCTACGGCCTGGCCGCCCAGCTGAAGATCTCCACCGAAGAGGCCAAGGTCCAGATGGACCAGTACTTCGCCCGGTTCGGCGGGGTGCGCGATTACCTGATGGATGTCGTCGACCAGGCCCGCAAGGACGGCTACACGTCCACGGTGTTGGGCCGGCGGCGCTATCTGCCCGAGCTGGACAGCAGCAACCGGCAGGTCCGGGAGGCCGCCGAGCGGGCCGCGCTCAACGCCCCGATCCAGGGCAGCGCCGCCGACATCATCAAGGTCGCGATGATCAACGTCTGGCACGCGATCAAGGATGCGGGCTTGAAGTCCCGGATGCTGCTGCAGGTGCACGACGAGCTGCTGCTCGAGGTGGCCGATGGCGAGCGAGACGCCGTCGAGGAGCTGGTGCGCGACAAGATGGGCGGCGCCTACCCGCTGGATGTGCCGCTCGAGGTGTCGGTGGGATACGGCCGCAGTTGGGACGCGGCAGCGCACTGA
- a CDS encoding PrsW family intramembrane metalloprotease — MPPFPRPVRKVGAPLAVIIVFGTIAGLILILLTAVNPAGTAIGFVLSTVAMSLVLLSYLWLDRWEPEPPRLLVLAFLWGASVAILASVVLELIVESAINPGQQETTFFTVAVAAPVIEEAAKGLFLLLMMTGVRRNELNSLTDCLVYAGVPAVGFAWLEDIFYIADGETLATSLATAAMRLIMAPFAHPLFTTFTGIGVYFALQQRNTLAKVGYVGLGFVAAVVMHGLWNGSALASPGAYFGLYAVWMMPIFFLAIVLAVRSRRREQKIVAEKLPGMVAAGLVLPAETAWLGSIKTRKQAVAAATGFGGRQAGIGVKKFTHQVVELAFVRDRIERGFGDARVFALQQEEVDGVVAARAAAGPALQWLTNRRTCA; from the coding sequence ATGCCGCCGTTCCCGCGGCCCGTCCGCAAAGTCGGAGCGCCCCTGGCGGTGATCATCGTCTTCGGCACCATCGCCGGGCTGATCTTGATCCTGCTGACCGCGGTGAACCCGGCCGGGACGGCGATCGGCTTCGTCTTGTCCACGGTGGCGATGAGCCTGGTGCTGCTGTCCTACCTGTGGCTGGACCGCTGGGAGCCCGAGCCGCCCCGGCTGCTGGTGCTGGCGTTCCTGTGGGGCGCGTCGGTGGCGATCCTGGCGTCGGTGGTGCTCGAGTTGATCGTCGAGTCGGCGATCAACCCGGGCCAGCAGGAGACCACCTTCTTCACCGTCGCCGTCGCAGCACCGGTCATCGAGGAAGCCGCCAAGGGCCTGTTCCTGCTGCTGATGATGACCGGGGTGCGCCGCAACGAGCTGAACTCGCTGACCGACTGCCTGGTGTATGCGGGCGTGCCGGCGGTGGGTTTCGCATGGCTGGAGGACATCTTCTACATCGCCGACGGCGAGACGCTGGCCACCTCGCTGGCCACCGCCGCGATGCGGCTGATCATGGCGCCGTTCGCGCATCCGCTGTTCACCACCTTCACCGGTATCGGCGTGTATTTCGCTCTACAGCAACGCAATACGTTGGCCAAGGTCGGCTACGTCGGACTGGGCTTCGTCGCGGCGGTGGTGATGCACGGGTTGTGGAACGGCTCGGCGCTGGCGAGCCCGGGCGCCTACTTCGGGCTGTATGCGGTGTGGATGATGCCGATCTTCTTCCTGGCGATCGTGCTGGCCGTCCGCAGCCGGCGACGCGAGCAGAAGATCGTCGCCGAGAAGCTGCCCGGGATGGTGGCCGCGGGCCTGGTGCTGCCCGCCGAGACGGCGTGGCTGGGGTCGATCAAGACCCGCAAGCAGGCCGTGGCGGCCGCCACCGGATTCGGCGGCCGGCAGGCCGGCATCGGGGTGAAGAAGTTCACCCACCAGGTGGTCGAGCTGGCGTTCGTCCGTGACCGCATCGAGCGAGGCTTCGGCGACGCCCGGGTGTTCGCCCTTCAGCAGGAGGAAGTAGACGGCGTGGTCGCCGCGCGAGCCGCCGCCGGGCCGGCACTGCAGTGGCTCACCAATCGGCGAACGTGCGCGTAA
- a CDS encoding twin-arginine translocation signal domain-containing protein, which translates to MANGIDPRIFAQSASRRRFIGGGAAAAAALVLSLSLSRKFT; encoded by the coding sequence ATGGCCAATGGGATCGACCCCCGCATCTTCGCCCAGTCCGCGTCCCGACGCCGGTTCATCGGCGGCGGCGCCGCTGCCGCCGCGGCTTTGGTCCTCTCTCTCTCTCTCTCACGAAAATTCACGTGA
- a CDS encoding acyl-CoA dehydrogenase family protein, with product MPVDRLLPNQDAADLIALTRDVADKILSPVVDEHERSETYPEGVFAQLGEAGLLSLTQPEEWGGAAQPFEVYLQVLEELAARWASVAVAVSVHSLSCHPLLTFGTEEQKRRWLTGMLSGDQIGAYSLSEPQAGSDAAALRCAATLTEGGYVINGSKSWITHGGRADFYTLFARTGEGSKGVSCFLIPGDQPGLSFGKPEEKMGLAAVPTTSAFYDNAVVDADRLVGAEGQGLQIAFSALDSGRLGIAAVAVGIAQAALDEACAYANERTSFGRKIIDHQGLGFLLADMVAAVASARATYLDAARRRDAGLPYSQQASVAKLVATDAAMKVTTDAVQVLGGVGYTRDYRVERYMREAKITQIFEGTNQIQRLVIARGLTKP from the coding sequence ATGCCCGTCGACCGCCTGTTGCCCAATCAGGACGCCGCCGATCTGATCGCCCTGACCCGCGACGTCGCCGACAAGATCCTCAGCCCCGTCGTCGACGAGCACGAGCGTTCCGAGACCTACCCCGAAGGTGTTTTCGCCCAGCTCGGTGAAGCGGGACTGCTGAGCCTGACTCAGCCCGAGGAGTGGGGCGGCGCCGCCCAGCCGTTCGAGGTCTACCTGCAGGTGCTCGAGGAACTCGCCGCGCGCTGGGCGTCGGTCGCGGTGGCGGTCAGCGTGCACAGCCTGTCTTGTCACCCGCTACTCACCTTCGGCACCGAGGAGCAGAAGCGGCGCTGGCTGACCGGCATGTTGTCCGGCGACCAGATCGGCGCCTACAGCCTGTCCGAACCGCAGGCCGGCTCGGATGCCGCGGCGCTGCGCTGCGCAGCCACCCTGACCGAGGGCGGCTACGTCATCAACGGCTCGAAGTCGTGGATCACCCATGGCGGGCGGGCCGATTTCTACACCCTGTTCGCCCGGACGGGTGAGGGTTCCAAGGGGGTGTCCTGCTTTCTGATCCCCGGCGACCAGCCGGGCCTGAGCTTCGGTAAGCCGGAGGAGAAGATGGGCCTGGCCGCCGTGCCGACCACCTCGGCGTTCTACGACAACGCGGTCGTCGACGCCGACCGCCTCGTCGGGGCCGAGGGTCAGGGTCTGCAGATCGCCTTCAGTGCACTGGACTCCGGGCGGCTGGGTATCGCCGCGGTGGCCGTCGGCATCGCGCAGGCCGCACTCGACGAGGCCTGCGCCTACGCCAACGAGCGAACGTCATTCGGCCGCAAGATCATCGACCACCAGGGGCTGGGCTTCCTGCTGGCCGACATGGTTGCCGCGGTGGCCAGCGCCCGGGCCACCTACCTCGATGCGGCCCGGCGCCGCGACGCCGGACTTCCCTACTCGCAGCAGGCCAGCGTCGCCAAGCTCGTCGCCACCGATGCCGCGATGAAGGTGACCACCGACGCCGTGCAGGTGCTCGGCGGCGTCGGCTACACCCGGGACTACCGTGTCGAGCGCTACATGCGGGAAGCCAAGATCACGCAGATCTTCGAAGGAACCAATCAGATCCAGCGGCTGGTTATCGCGCGGGGCCTAACGAAGCCCTGA
- the rpsA gene encoding 30S ribosomal protein S1: MPSPTVTSPQVAVNDIGSAEDFLAAIDKTIKYFNDGDIVEGTIVKVDRDEVLLDIGYKTEGVIPSRELSIKHDVDPSEVVSVGDKVEALVLTKEDKEGRLILSKKRAQYERAWGTIEELKEKDEAVKGTVIEVVKGGLILDIGLRGFLPASLVEMRRVRDLQPYIGKEIEAKIIELDKNRNNVVLSRRAWLEQTQSEVRSEFLNQLQKGAVRKGVVSSIVNFGAFVDLGGVDGLVHVSELSWKHIDHPSEVVQVGDEVTVEVLDVDMDRERVSLSLKATQEDPWRHFARTHAIGQIVPGKVTKLVPFGAFVRVEEGIEGLVHISELAERHVEVPDQVVQVGDDAMVKVIDIDLERRRISLSLKQANEDYTEEFDPSKYGMADSYDEQGNYIFPEGFDAETNEWLEGFDKQRTEWEARYAEAEQRHKMHTAQMEKFAAAEAAAAERPAGNGASSSSSSSGESAGGSLASDAQLAALREKLAGNA; encoded by the coding sequence ATGCCAAGTCCCACCGTCACCTCGCCGCAAGTAGCCGTCAACGACATCGGCTCGGCAGAGGACTTCCTCGCCGCCATCGACAAAACCATCAAGTACTTCAACGATGGCGACATCGTCGAGGGGACGATCGTCAAGGTCGACCGGGACGAGGTTCTGCTCGACATCGGTTACAAGACCGAAGGTGTCATTCCTTCCCGTGAGCTCTCCATCAAGCACGACGTGGACCCCAGCGAGGTTGTGTCCGTCGGCGACAAGGTGGAAGCCCTCGTCCTCACCAAGGAGGACAAGGAAGGCCGCCTGATCCTGTCCAAGAAGCGCGCCCAGTACGAGCGCGCCTGGGGCACCATCGAGGAGCTCAAGGAGAAGGACGAGGCAGTCAAGGGCACCGTCATCGAGGTCGTCAAGGGCGGCCTGATCCTCGACATCGGCCTGCGCGGCTTCCTGCCCGCGTCGCTGGTCGAGATGCGTCGCGTCCGCGATCTGCAGCCGTACATCGGCAAGGAGATCGAGGCCAAGATCATCGAGCTGGACAAGAACCGCAACAACGTGGTGCTGAGCCGGCGCGCCTGGCTGGAGCAGACCCAGTCCGAGGTGCGCAGCGAGTTCCTCAACCAGCTGCAGAAGGGCGCCGTCCGCAAGGGTGTGGTCTCCTCGATCGTCAACTTCGGCGCGTTCGTCGACCTCGGTGGGGTCGACGGCCTGGTGCACGTCTCCGAGCTGTCCTGGAAGCACATCGACCATCCCTCCGAGGTGGTTCAGGTGGGTGACGAGGTCACCGTCGAGGTGCTCGACGTCGACATGGACCGCGAGCGCGTCTCGCTGTCGCTGAAGGCCACCCAGGAAGACCCGTGGCGTCACTTCGCCCGCACCCACGCGATCGGCCAGATCGTGCCGGGCAAGGTCACCAAGCTCGTTCCGTTCGGCGCGTTCGTGCGCGTCGAGGAGGGCATCGAGGGTCTGGTGCACATCTCCGAACTGGCCGAGCGCCACGTCGAGGTGCCGGACCAGGTTGTGCAGGTCGGCGACGACGCCATGGTCAAGGTCATCGACATCGACCTGGAGCGCCGCCGGATCTCACTGAGCCTCAAGCAGGCCAACGAGGATTACACCGAGGAGTTCGACCCCAGCAAGTACGGCATGGCCGACAGCTACGACGAGCAGGGCAACTACATCTTCCCCGAGGGCTTCGACGCCGAGACCAACGAATGGCTCGAAGGCTTCGACAAGCAGCGCACCGAGTGGGAGGCCCGCTACGCCGAGGCCGAGCAGCGGCACAAGATGCACACCGCCCAGATGGAGAAGTTCGCCGCGGCCGAGGCTGCCGCGGCCGAGCGTCCGGCTGGCAACGGAGCGTCCTCGTCGTCCTCGAGCTCGGGTGAGTCAGCAGGCGGCTCGCTGGCCAGCGATGCCCAGCTCGCGGCCCTGCGCGAGAAGCTGGCGGGCAACGCCTAG
- the coaE gene encoding dephospho-CoA kinase, which translates to MLRIGLTGGIGAGKSTVSATFSECGGIVVDGDVISREVVEPGTEGLSKLVDAFGARILRPDGALDRPALAAIAFSDEDKRQTLNSIVHPLVAHRRSELIAAAGEDAVIVEDIPLLVESHMAPMFPLVVVVNADPEVRVKRLIDHRGFTEADARARIAAQATDEQRRLVADVWLDNSGSEGELVEKARDLWYQRVRPFAHNLATGTPVHGAPEVVSADPSWPGQARRIMARLNTTCGHRAVRIDHIGSTAVPGMDAKDVIDIQVTVASPEVADELADDLLRAGYPRVAAVTSDAPKSDARSTDARFDRDEDTSLWHKRFHASGDPGRPTNVHIRVDGWPNQQFALLFVDWLAANPAARTDYLVVKRSAAQHHDGARYTEAKEPWFLDAYRRAWAWADATGWRP; encoded by the coding sequence ATGCTTCGGATCGGATTGACCGGCGGTATCGGCGCCGGTAAGTCGACGGTGTCCGCCACGTTTTCCGAATGTGGGGGCATCGTCGTCGACGGGGACGTCATCTCCCGCGAGGTGGTCGAACCGGGGACCGAGGGACTGTCCAAGCTCGTCGACGCGTTCGGGGCGCGCATCCTGCGGCCGGACGGCGCGCTGGACCGTCCCGCGCTGGCCGCGATCGCCTTCAGTGACGAGGACAAGCGTCAGACCCTCAATAGCATCGTCCATCCGCTGGTGGCACACCGCCGCTCGGAGCTGATCGCCGCCGCCGGTGAGGATGCGGTGATCGTCGAGGACATCCCGCTGCTGGTCGAGTCGCACATGGCGCCGATGTTCCCGCTGGTCGTCGTCGTCAACGCCGACCCCGAGGTCCGGGTGAAGCGGCTCATCGACCACCGCGGTTTCACCGAGGCCGACGCCAGGGCCCGCATCGCGGCCCAGGCCACTGACGAGCAGAGAAGACTGGTCGCAGACGTGTGGTTGGACAACTCGGGCAGCGAGGGCGAACTGGTCGAGAAGGCCCGCGACCTCTGGTATCAGCGCGTCCGGCCGTTCGCGCACAACCTCGCCACCGGCACGCCGGTGCACGGCGCTCCCGAGGTGGTGTCCGCCGATCCGAGCTGGCCCGGCCAGGCCCGCCGGATCATGGCCCGGCTCAACACCACATGTGGGCACCGTGCCGTGCGGATCGACCACATCGGGTCGACGGCGGTGCCCGGTATGGACGCCAAGGACGTCATCGACATCCAGGTGACAGTCGCGTCGCCGGAGGTCGCCGATGAGCTCGCCGACGACCTGCTGCGGGCGGGCTACCCGAGGGTGGCGGCCGTCACGTCCGACGCGCCGAAGTCCGATGCCCGCAGTACCGATGCCCGGTTCGACCGCGATGAGGATACGTCGTTGTGGCACAAGCGGTTTCACGCCTCGGGCGACCCCGGCCGGCCGACCAACGTCCACATCCGGGTGGACGGCTGGCCCAACCAGCAGTTCGCGTTGTTGTTCGTGGATTGGCTGGCCGCCAACCCCGCAGCGCGGACCGACTACCTGGTGGTCAAGCGGTCCGCGGCTCAGCACCACGACGGTGCGCGCTACACCGAAGCCAAGGAGCCGTGGTTCCTCGACGCCTACCGGCGAGCGTGGGCGTGGGCCGATGCGACCGGCTGGCGCCCCTGA